From Cydia splendana chromosome 25, ilCydSple1.2, whole genome shotgun sequence:
tcactcgaaaatcggcggaaaacagcgaaatgcaaattttaaaatacgagcgatagaaattgggaatcgagtggtattgaccattcgttttcaattctattagtagaatttaaatgccgggtactggagatggagatattattgaacgaaatacacgaaatcgagcggtcgaaattcaaaaatcagcCCCCAGGTCGtacagtgactgatccaggcggttttgtatttggttggttaaccaataaatgttataactacccgaaaatgtacaaattgtttgtttacttttatttaaatacctattaaagAGACAGACTATATTTGGcgtttaaaaatcagtaacttttTGAAGAACCCTAAAGCTAGAGAACACGTCGAGAAATCAGGCCAGTGAATAATACCAAATAATACTTATACCcaagtatagttggtcaaaccaatttgtcagtcagtaagaaccagaaaaactatactcatccttttcttttgggtgctagtactagtgtaagacaaagacagtatgattctctctgtctatgattgaaatgagacagtcctgtgataaactataaaatatgattgttgtttattttaaattgtaatattaCATGGCGAAGTCGGTAGGATGAATAAATTAGTTCATCTGATATAAATCTGATGTAAATAACAGCATTTGCCTGTCccagcgctgattttcagttCATCCCGAATtacagaataataataaaaacaaataataaatagaataacaaccaacatcttgagagactctcgctaggtggttggatcaagggtcagatgcagaaggcggtaattttggacacagcgcggatagtccgccagttcctctctctgcagccctgaccaccggcagcttgggccttgccccgctgccggcggcaacctaggttaggttttttataatgaaacAAGAATTTCTTCTTACTAACCTGTACGGCACAGAAAAAGAAATACAAAGACGAATATCTACATCTTGGAAAAAATATTGGGGACATAAAGAAATTATGAAAAACGACTCTATGAATATTGGTATAAAGAAAAAGGTATTCAATATGGCAATACTACCGTGCTTAACATACGGTTGCCAAACATGGTCTTTGAAAAAGATAGACGAAGAAAAGATTAATGTTTGCCAACGAAAAATGGAAAGGAGCATGCTCGGACTAAAACTATCAGACAGAGTAAGAAATGACAAAATAAGGAGAGTTACCAAAGTACAGGATGTGAAGAAAAAAGCTCGGCGGCttaagtggcaatgggcaggccacatatGTAGGATGGAGGACAACAGGTGGACCAAACGGCTGACAGAATGGTTTCCGTATGATGGTAGTAGAAATAAAGGACATCCGAGAAAAAGATGGAGGGATATATTTAACGAAACAGTTGGCGACAACTGGATGCAAAAGGCCCGCGATAGAGATATGTGGAGATgcatgggggaggcctatgccacaGAGGCGActactattatattataaataatggttaaagtttagtttaattgaataatatgtataagtaattaaaactgtttaaggataaagtaactaaatactAGATTGTAAGTCAAGTTATTGTAAggtaatagtagaaataaaggctatttttatttattttattttataacctGTACGGCAGCCGCTTGGCAGCGGACGCCGGGCTCTCGCAGTCCAAGGTGGTGCGGAAGCTCTGGGCCTCCGTTGGGTTCACGGCAGCACTGCTCAGCAGATCTAGGATACCTGGAAATGGGTAGTtagagcacagaataaataatagtactaggtacagaagactcactctctaacaaaacgcgtctgttacgatcaggacacatatggccgctaggtgggtaggtggcgacagcgccacgcgcggcttatggctagccaccaaactTGGTGTGGAACGtttgtacttttagctacctgtagcaaagcgacgaaatcgcggagtgagccacgtctGGTTAAAGTTAGACAAGTTTAGATAACTATCAGAATCCTCTATGTATTCTTCttctcatgggagcctggggtccgcttgacaactaatcccaagaattgacgtaggcactcgtttttacgaaagcgactgccatctgacctttcaatccagaggggaaactaggccttattgggattagtccggtttcctcacgatgttttccttcaccgataaGCAACTGGCagatatcaaatgatatttcgtccataagttccgaaaaactcattggtacgagccggagtTTGAACCGATAATACATAGAGGATGAAGCGctagtggcctagcggtaagagcctgcgactttcaatccggaggtcgcgggttcaaaccccggtacgtaccaatgagttttttggaacttatgtaggtacgaaatatcatttgatatttaccagttgcttttcggtgaagaaaaacatcgtgaggaaatcgggttaatcccaataaggcctagtttcccctctgagttggaaggtcagatggcagtcgctttcgtaaaaaccagTGCCTATGTcgattcttgggattagtttgtctagcggacctcaggctcccatgagctatGACAAAATACCGGGATAACGCGATGAAGAAGAGTTTGTATATTTACGgtaagtatttaagtattatgattgtcttaatttttggatattcttcaattaaataaattttattttatcttatcttattattCCTTACCGACATGAGCATCGTCCTTCGCAGACCAAAGGTCCTCACTGCTGTCTCCGGAGCCCTCGACAGAGTCTTCGCTGGAAGAATCTTCCGTAATCGGGTTACGAAGCACGCACTCAGTCGCCCAGGACCAGTCACAAACCTGCCGAACATTCAAAATTAGGTCAACATTTTAAAAACCAAAATAAACTAACAAAACTTAATGCGCACAAAATAcgttctttgttaataatttcatttttgattcAAGCTTTTATCACTGACTATACCTTTActtaacaaacccaaacacaattatgtaggttgcattgttttatcacacagttccaatggccacctcctgtgtccatcattagatcagctcgatggtaacTACCAATCATATTGCATTTGTCAccctacttacctacatataagtAGTACTTATACCTACAATGATTACAATCGATGTAGAGAAGCATCTTTAATATGTAACAAGTATATATAGGTATtagaagttaaataaaagcttgtaaaatatgaGGTAAAGATgatattacagatgtagtgcatagttgttttccatcgtattttctcggaaacgtccGTATTTGtcgctacttcagtcaacctcagtactttttgtaccgagactgactgaaatagcaagacacgttcgtacctACGTCTCCGTGAAAAAACTATGGAGAATAATTATTCACTACATTTGTAACCGTGTACAgtaagcagcagaagttgctatgctggcggggtgttcaaaatgatcttgacgcgacttaattgttaagagaataagagcgtgccaaggtaattttgaacacctcgcccgcttagcaacttctgctgctgactgtacataaatgttgtTAGTTGTTAACTAACCTGTATTTCGAAATTAAAGATGGTGCCCCCGGGACATGAGAACTCAACTTCCTTCCCGTGATCACACATGTAGAACTTGTCGCACTCTTCGCGGTGAGGCAGCAGGAGGAAAATCTGAAACAATATTCACCATTTAcgttaaaatttataaaattataactacACGTACACTTCAACTATGAGTTGAGTTCAGTGGAGACCACGActcggcaaacgtagtgtaggacgccctccgaccaggtgggatgacgatctgcggAAGACTGCAtgcagatgctggatgcggcaagctgaggacagggcgctatggcgctctttaggggaagGCTATGTCCAGTAGTtgactactatagcctgatgatgatgacttcAACTATAGGTAactctgtatatttaggtatttaaataaaagtaaacaatttgtaaattttcgggtagttataacatttcttggttaaccaaccaaatacaaaaccgcctggatcagtcactagCAGAGCAGTAGCGGAATtcatcagtactgctagttgacaatagatgtcgcgacggATGAAAagtttatactctgtatctttaggtaggtatttaaaaaagagtaaacaaaatctaccctcacgtggctccttaagccagttgagggtagatgaaaacattacatgatcaaataatgcaggttaaagtcaggtcgttcagtgactgatccaggcggttttgtatttggttggttaaccaataaatgttataactacccgaaaatgtacatattgtttgtttacttttatttaaatacctaaaggtacAGACGATAGTTGCAAGATAGACCAGAAGTAGGTATAAATAATGGCGGTCTTCCACTATGATAACCATAAAGAAATTATAAGGAAAGAGTAACTCtagtcagtggcggatttgcagtctttgccgccctaggccccaggccctgtaacCGCCCCTTTCtgagcacccatcatattgactaaatattgagttatttcttgttatcatcagcgaattttttgtcaaaatttgccgcccccgccgcccgggcctacttggccttagggcaaatccgccactgactcTAGTAGAGTTACTCTTAGTAGAGAACTCTACTCTTAGTAGAGGTAACTCTATACATCAGTTTTcctaccaaaacgcgagttatttcgtagtcgatatctaatCGTCGTATCTAAAAGTCGAATTAAAAGTTCCGGTACTtgtcacaagtgtcgctactgacgaaaactgtactgctaaaacaatttacaactatgGTAAGGTGGGTTAAGAGTAACATAGTCTATTTTGCTCAGGAAGCGCTGGAGGCCTAGCGGTAAGGCCTagaggttgcgggttcgaactgagtcgtaccaatgagtttttcgaaacgtatgtacgaaatatcatttgatatttactagtcgcttttcggtgaaggataacatcgtgaggaaagcggactaatcccaacaaggcctagtttaccctctgggttggacttggaaggtcagatggcagtcgctttcgtaaaaactaatgcctacgtcaattcttgggattagttgtcaagccgcatcccaggctcccatgagcaaaatgccgggataacgcgaggcaGAAGAAGATATAAACAAAGGAGcataaaaacttaaataataaaaattataacacTTTCGTCtcaatatacattttatttctttatttgccaACAGGCACCATTGACAACATTTACCTTAGCTTTCATAGTCTaggcacagtgtaaaaagtaacagtggtccgacggcctttgacgtgtactgagctactaacaatgcgaTGACAGCGaagtatgcagctcgggtgcgcgcgaccccTCCCCCCGTCCCCCTCGTCGAATGACTTTATAGACTAGGTCTAGGTTTCACTTCCATATGTTATTGTTATAGTTCAGAAATGTGCACTTCAATGACATTTTTCGTGACCTATTTAGGTTTTTAATAGGCATTTCTTGAAATCTTTCCAGTCTTGGCTGTTCTTCTAGCCATTTAATTCCATCTCCTTTGTAGACCTGGAGTTTTATTCGTAATACTgcatatgtatttaaattatctcCATATTAGTTACAAGTCAGATTGCAAGTTTTGTGATGTGACCTGGTTCGCCACACTTGTAGGAGGCAAAAACGACGACAAGGTGTATCAGTACCGTTTTACGCAAATCTCTCTTGTCCGTCCTGTGGTAGACCATGTCAGTCTCACATCGGTCTGTTCAGCCATATGTAGGAAAGCTAACTACAACGATGGTGCCTCTCGCCttacgcaccggcgcctcccgaGCGGCGGCGGTCGCCATGATGGCGCCGGCAATCACGCCGATGCTGCAACTACGACGATGTCGTCCTTTGCAATGGCGCCCATTTTCTGTTCGCAAGAATACCAAAAACAGTATCTCTCCagtgttacaccataaatcgtctgcaatagacacAAGGGCCAATGATGATATTAGTCAACTTGTCTGTGTATAATACCAAATTTTTAGtaatctttttgtatttttgtcgAGAGCAAATTTTTCCCGCTCTACACATTGAGGTTTGAACCTGCGATTTTTGACCAACACACATATATGAGCAGTTAATCTGTTTGATCATTATTTTGTATATCTGAATGTGAGTTGTCCGCAGATGTCTCTAAATCTGTTGAAAAATTTAACACCGATGAATGACTTAGTCTTTCAAACTTAGTTGCCACCAAAATCTCATATTTTGACAGGATATTATTCATCTCCAGTTTTGCTTTTGCCTTCTCTATTGGAGGTAGATTCCGTAACACTTCTTCAAGATGCCGGCAAAACAAGTCTATGTCATCTCCCTTCTTTCTATTGTTCTTAAATAAGGTACTCAGTTCTTTGTCTCTTTCTTGCAAGGGGTCTTCACTATTTGTCCGTTTTGCTGTTTTTTTCTTAGGCATTGCATCCCCATTACTTTCTGAAATACCGAACATTTGTACATCCGATTCGTTGTATTCTTCTTTTATGATTATATCTGGCATTAACATTTGTGCGTCCGAATCATTACTTAGTTCCGTAGAATTCTGTATTTCTCCCTCGTGCCAATGATTTTCTTCTTCCAATAATTCTTGGGTACCTCCGCCATAAACTCCTCCTCCTGATCTTGGTTGGGGGGGAAAGCTGTCCAGaaatgacaataaaatatgcCTCCGatcttttgtttgttttggaaCGGCACCGGTAGCTCGTATTTTCTTTTTATATCTGTGATAGGTGTCTCTTATGCATTTCCATTTCTTTTTACAGTCTCCACCTGCAAGCAAATAAATAGTGTACCTAGTTAAaagtgttgtttttgtaaattgTTCATATAAGTTACTAAATTTTAAGAATATAGATAAGATACCTATACTAATACATGCAGTGAAGCTAAGTAATAGTGTAAATTGTTTTCTACGTAGCCTTGATGAGAAACTAAAGAGAAAAAACTTGATATTGCCTATATAGGAAACTAAAGAAAACACAGAGGTAAACATAGTTAATTTCACTCGTTTTGGTGCATTTAATAAGAGAAAAACTGTCAAATAAACTTAGCAAAATATAGATATTTTAATTGTTACCGCAATCGTTCAATCATGCTTCAGTTTAACTTAAATTTTAGTTATTTGGATGCAAAATTATACTCACCATTTCTGTTCAACTCCTTTCCAATCTGCTTCCACACATTGTCcttaattaaattacttttatAATTTGCATGAGACGCATTATACAATATATCATGAGATATaaccatttttattaatttctctTCCTCGGCGTCTGTAAACGAGCCCATTTTTATCGGGAAGCTATATACATTTACATTCACTTTATCAACAGAATGGGCAGCAAATGCGATACAACTAATTTGAAAACCTGTTTTGATATAGCCGAAAACATACCGTAAA
This genomic window contains:
- the LOC134802593 gene encoding peritrophin-1-like, which gives rise to MIARSLTFLLALGATMATYRSFEGVDPNTLSCDPEGQIFLLLPHREECDKFYMCDHGKEVEFSCPGGTIFNFEIQVCDWSWATECVLRNPITEDSSSEDSVEGSGDSSEDLWSAKDDAHVGILDLLSSAAVNPTEAQSFRTTLDCESPASAAKRLPYRGDCQRYWLCSNGVPQAAFCSDGLFFNERTQQCDFEANSRCADSQHTELGGEFIEYK
- the LOC134802992 gene encoding transcription factor Adf-1-like, producing MGSFTDAEEEKLIKMVISHDILYNASHANYKSNLIKDNVWKQIGKELNRNGGDCKKKWKCIRDTYHRYKKKIRATGAVPKQTKDRRHILLSFLDSFPPQPRSGGGVYGGGTQELLEEENHWHEGEIQNSTELSNDSDAQMLMPDIIIKEEYNESDVQMFGISESNGDAMPKKKTAKRTNSEDPLQERDKELSTLFKNNRKKGDDIDLFCRHLEEVLRNLPPIEKAKAKLEMNNILSKYEILVATKFERLSHSSVLNFSTDLETSADNSHSDIQNNDQTD